In a genomic window of Quercus lobata isolate SW786 chromosome 4, ValleyOak3.0 Primary Assembly, whole genome shotgun sequence:
- the LOC115984742 gene encoding putative F-box/LRR-repeat protein At5g02700, which produces MKEESQNHGSIDGETERGPTSNTDRNPISEEQEEEEESSDDHRTKRRKHSPILEEDRISTLPDSILLSILCFLPTKDPIKTGVLSKRWSYLWTSVPSLSFEHGSFQCIDDFTSAVDHTLLPHRAPMLRNFFVLFNYETHLKPCLDLWFRFATTAKVDQLSILLTSTDFSGSEEYPLPPHLYTNEFVSELDFYFYKIKPNGVVNLSSLTRLTIGFNFTALCEVAIKKVVMGSPRLEYLELDNCCRVNRLDLVSESLRKLVIHSYFMRTSVGRSPDPVFELEIVAPKIRSLEILGCFLMKKCRIKDVSSLVEAKLDFNCEVKEEDQESAYKVYEQTVRELLESLHHVRDLTVGKWCLMRHYNVSRLLLFIVGALIVWLIPAYRIMHNI; this is translated from the exons ATGAAGGAAGAAAGCCAAAACCATGGTTCAATCGATGGTGAAACTGAAAGAGGCCCAACTTCCAACACTGACAGAAACCCGATTTctgaagaacaagaagaagaagaagaatcaagCGATGATCATCGAACCAAGCGTCGCAAACATTCACCAATCTTAGAAGAAGATCGAATCAGCACCTTACCAGACTCCATCCTCCTCAGCATCCTCTGCTTCTTGCCCACCAAAGACCCTATCAAAACCGGCGTTTTATCCAAAAGATGGTCCTATCTTTGGACCTCCGTTCCCTCTCTCAGTTTCGAACACGGTTCCTTCCAATGCATCGACGACTTCACCAGTGCCGTAGATCATACCCTGCTCCCACACAGAGCTCCGATGCTCAGAAATTTCTTTGTCCTGTTCAACTACGAGACACACCTAAAGCCTTGCCTCGATCTCTGGTTTCGTTTCGCCACAACTGCCAAGGTAGACCAACTCAGTATACTCTTGACTTCTACCGATTTTTCGGGTTCTGAGGAGTACCCATTGCCTCCGCATCTCTACACCAACGAGTTTGTTTCTGAATTGGATTTttatttctacaaaattaaGCCTAATGGGGTAGTAAATTTGAGTTCACTCACGCGCTTGACTATTGGGTTCAACTTCACTGCGTTGTGTGAAGTTGCGATAAAGAAAGTGGTAATGGGTAGTCCTAGACTTGAATACTTGGAACTGGATAATTGTTGTCGGGTCAATCGGTTGGATTTAGTGTCCGAGAGTCTGAGAAAATTGGTTATACACAGCTATTTTATGCGTACTTCAGTGGGAAGAAGCCCCGACCCCGTGTTCGAATTAGAAATTGTGGCTCCAAAAATCAGGTCACTGGAAATTTTGGGGTGTTTTTTGATGAAGAAGTGTCGGATTAAGGATGTATCGTCGTTGGTTGAGGCTAAGCTTGATTTCAATTGCGAAGTTAAAGAGGAGGATCAAGAAAGTGCTTATAAGGTGTATGAACAAACTGTGAGAGAACTTCTTGAGAGTCTGCATCATGTTAGGGATCTTACTGTTGGCAAATGGTGTCTCATG AGACATTATAATGTATCAAGATTATTGCTTTTCATTGTTGGTGCTCTCATTGTTTGGCTAATCCCTGCATATAGAATAATGCACAACAtctag
- the LOC115984743 gene encoding uncharacterized protein LOC115984743 → MDVLGVNQAKSKRQAKSSKKGIKVVYIASPMKVKTSASKFRDLVQELTGQDSDTARYMEVNGGDHQGSFNFSDQQLGVDMNGGVSNKLPLSNSCGEFLPYAESFFKPFNEHLQFDVLGSMGPM, encoded by the coding sequence ATGGATGTACTTGGTGTCAATCAAGCGAAGAGCAAAAGGCAAGCGAAGAGTAGCAAAAAGGGCATCAAAGTTGTGTACATAGCGAGCCCCATGAAGGTCAAGACTAGTGCCTCGAAGTTCAGGGACCTTGTTCAGGAGCTTACTGGTCAAGACTCAGACACAGCAAGGTATATGGAGGTTAATGGTGGTGATCATCAAGGTTCATTTAACTTTTCTGACCAACAATTGGGGGTTGATATGAATGGTGGGGTATCTAATAAGTTGCCTTTGTCAAATTCCTGTGGTGAGTTTTTGCCGTACGCAGAGTCTTTTTTCAAGCCATTTAATGAACATCTTCAGTTTGATGTGCTTGGAAGCATGGGTCCaatgtaa